A genomic stretch from Kovacikia minuta CCNUW1 includes:
- the bioA gene encoding adenosylmethionine--8-amino-7-oxononanoate transaminase, whose translation MCDRLFQDISSGRTVINFESPIWRPFTQMKTAVAPPKVVRGEGIWLELEDGRRIMDCISSWWVTLHGHAHPALAEALYRQAQQLEQVIFAGFTHAPAEQLAEKLLTHVPAALRRVFFSDNGSTAVEVGLKMAYQYWLNQGEPGRSRFIGFEGGYHGDTIGAMSIGQSSTWWQPFQPLLFETDVVPFPATFTGDNQVEQKEAESLTKIEVLLNQTSYAGIVIEPLVQGAGGMRMCRPQFLQNLEQLARRSGVLLIYDEVMTGFGRTGELFACLKSATVPDILCLSKGLSGGCLPLAVTLATEAIYQAFYSDDATKAFYHGHSYTGNPLACATALASLELLEQNPQMFQGMEQLHRHYLEQWLPDHPRLARVRTCGTIAALDLVTDGDEGYFSAIAPILKARFLAAGLLIRPLGNTLYLMPPYCITSDELEFVYQTIRQVIDSL comes from the coding sequence ATGTGCGATCGTTTGTTTCAGGACATATCCTCTGGTAGAACCGTGATCAACTTTGAGTCCCCCATTTGGCGTCCCTTTACCCAAATGAAAACGGCTGTAGCACCTCCCAAGGTCGTCCGGGGAGAAGGAATTTGGCTGGAGTTGGAAGATGGGCGACGGATCATGGACTGCATCTCTAGCTGGTGGGTAACGCTGCATGGGCACGCCCATCCCGCTCTGGCGGAGGCACTTTACAGGCAGGCACAGCAGCTAGAGCAGGTGATTTTTGCCGGATTTACCCATGCCCCCGCCGAACAACTGGCAGAGAAGCTGCTGACCCATGTTCCCGCTGCACTCAGGCGTGTCTTTTTTTCCGATAACGGTTCCACTGCCGTTGAGGTGGGGCTAAAAATGGCGTACCAGTACTGGCTAAACCAGGGAGAACCCGGACGATCGCGGTTTATCGGGTTTGAGGGGGGGTATCACGGGGACACCATTGGAGCGATGTCGATCGGTCAAAGTTCCACCTGGTGGCAACCATTTCAACCCCTCCTGTTTGAAACCGATGTTGTGCCCTTTCCGGCAACCTTTACCGGAGACAACCAGGTGGAACAAAAAGAAGCAGAAAGCTTGACCAAAATTGAAGTTCTGCTGAACCAGACCTCCTACGCCGGAATTGTGATTGAACCCCTGGTGCAGGGAGCAGGGGGCATGCGGATGTGCCGTCCCCAATTCTTGCAAAACCTGGAGCAGCTTGCCCGTCGGTCTGGTGTTCTGCTGATTTATGACGAAGTAATGACCGGCTTTGGGCGGACAGGAGAACTGTTTGCCTGCCTCAAATCTGCCACCGTACCCGACATTCTCTGTCTGTCTAAGGGATTATCGGGCGGGTGTCTGCCCCTGGCGGTGACACTGGCAACGGAGGCGATCTATCAGGCGTTCTACAGTGATGATGCCACCAAAGCGTTTTATCACGGTCACTCCTATACGGGCAATCCCCTTGCCTGTGCCACAGCCCTGGCATCCCTGGAATTGCTGGAACAAAACCCGCAGATGTTTCAGGGGATGGAACAACTCCATCGCCATTACTTAGAACAATGGCTACCCGATCATCCCCGGTTAGCGCGGGTTCGTACCTGTGGCACGATCGCAGCCCTGGATCTGGTGACGGATGGCGACGAGGGATATTTCAGTGCGATCGCTCCCATTCTAAAAGCCAGGTTTCTGGCTGCTGGTCTCCTGATTCGCCCCCTTGGCAATACCCTCTACCTGATGCCCCCCTACTGCATTACCAGTGATGAATTGGAATTCGTTTATCAAACCATTCGTCAGGTGATCGATAGTTTGTAG
- a CDS encoding biotin--[acetyl-CoA-carboxylase] ligase: MGAAELNWLYWLDTCPSTNTWAMEHWENLNHGDVVFTPRQTAGRGQRGRSWYSPVGVLTASVVLDGFPIDQLPAFSLAAGLAVIDAIEALLPELQGKLRLKWPNDVLWQQRKLAGILCEARVRGKIGRIVVGIGLNRWVDFKAAGLGADEIGRAVSLHQVSAMLPDELLLLERLRHFLLQAAELWRVPPDAGKSVGLTARLPALRHRDALLGLSIGLDLGNEQISGVAAGISDQGHLLLQLPNGNVRSFVSGHILW, translated from the coding sequence ATGGGCGCAGCGGAACTTAACTGGTTGTATTGGTTAGATACCTGCCCCAGTACAAATACCTGGGCAATGGAGCATTGGGAAAATTTGAATCATGGCGATGTGGTGTTTACACCCCGACAAACGGCAGGACGAGGGCAACGGGGACGGAGTTGGTACTCTCCTGTGGGAGTGTTAACTGCCAGTGTGGTGCTTGATGGCTTTCCCATTGACCAGTTGCCTGCGTTCAGTCTGGCAGCAGGACTCGCGGTGATTGATGCGATCGAAGCGCTATTGCCAGAATTGCAGGGGAAATTGCGCCTAAAGTGGCCCAACGATGTCCTCTGGCAGCAACGAAAACTGGCGGGTATCCTCTGTGAAGCACGGGTTCGGGGAAAAATTGGACGAATAGTGGTGGGAATTGGACTGAATCGATGGGTGGACTTTAAAGCGGCTGGGCTAGGGGCTGATGAGATAGGGCGGGCAGTGAGTTTGCATCAGGTTTCGGCGATGCTGCCCGATGAGTTGCTTTTATTGGAGCGCTTGCGTCATTTCCTCCTGCAAGCAGCAGAATTATGGCGAGTGCCCCCTGATGCTGGCAAAAGTGTAGGATTGACCGCACGATTACCCGCCCTTCGCCATCGGGATGCCCTACTGGGGCTGTCGATCGGACTTGACCTGGGCAACGAGCAGATTTCTGGTGTTGCAGCTGGAATCAGCGACCAGGGACATTTGCTGTTACAGTTACCAAACGGCAATGTGCGATCGTTTGTTTCAGGACATATCCTCTGGTAG
- a CDS encoding DNA adenine methylase yields the protein MLPLPRYCQKPKVPPIKSQGIKTRLVPLILSSIQWDGKGWWVEPFLGSGAVLFNIQPDKARIADTNRHVIEVYRSIQTGVLSSASLRESLEQEGKKLAAQGEDYYYEVRERFNDSGNPFDFIFLNRASFNGVIRFNSKGKFNVPFCKKVDRFRPAYITKVCNQVDWVARTLQGKEWMFVVQDWRETLASTTSGDFVYLDPPYIGRHTDYFSHWNDAEADELAVAIKDLTCGFAYSMWKKNKYRENEHLSKHFSQYPCVTYHHYYHVGATEHLRNAMEEALIISPNFFAIEDGRSGT from the coding sequence ATGCTTCCTCTTCCTCGCTATTGTCAAAAGCCAAAAGTTCCGCCTATCAAGTCCCAGGGAATCAAGACAAGATTGGTTCCGCTGATTCTGTCAAGCATTCAGTGGGACGGTAAGGGCTGGTGGGTCGAACCTTTTCTTGGTTCTGGTGCGGTTCTTTTTAATATTCAACCGGATAAGGCACGAATCGCAGACACCAACAGACATGTGATTGAAGTTTATCGATCGATCCAGACGGGGGTTCTGTCTTCTGCATCCTTAAGGGAATCGTTAGAACAAGAGGGGAAGAAATTAGCCGCACAGGGGGAAGATTATTATTACGAAGTGCGGGAAAGATTTAATGATTCAGGGAATCCGTTTGATTTTATCTTTCTAAATCGGGCTTCATTTAATGGTGTGATTCGATTTAATTCAAAAGGTAAATTTAATGTTCCTTTTTGTAAAAAAGTCGATCGATTTCGCCCAGCCTACATCACTAAAGTGTGCAATCAGGTCGATTGGGTTGCCAGAACGCTGCAAGGTAAGGAATGGATGTTTGTGGTTCAGGATTGGAGAGAAACCCTTGCTTCTACCACTTCTGGTGATTTTGTTTATCTCGATCCTCCCTACATTGGTAGACACACCGATTATTTTAGTCATTGGAATGATGCTGAAGCCGATGAATTGGCAGTGGCAATTAAAGATCTTACCTGTGGCTTTGCCTATTCCATGTGGAAGAAAAATAAGTATCGTGAAAATGAGCATTTAAGTAAGCACTTCTCCCAGTATCCCTGCGTTACCTACCATCACTACTACCATGTCGGTGCAACTGAGCATTTACGCAATGCGATGGAAGAAGCGCTGATTATCAGTCCCAATTTTTTTGCAATTGAAGATGGGCGCAGCGGAACTTAA